In a genomic window of Flavobacterium crassostreae:
- the gldL gene encoding gliding motility protein GldL: protein MAVLNKKAMNFAYGMGAAVVIIGALFKITHIEFGPITGNLMLTIGLVVEALIFALSAFEPVDEELDWSLVYPELANGEARKKTVKVEESKSEAQGLLSQKLDVMLKEAKIDGELMSSLGTSIKNFESAAKGIAPTVDSIASTKKYSEELTLAATQMESLNSLYKVQLQSASKNAQINEEVAENNLKLKEQMLSLTSNLSSLNSVYGGMLSAMGTK from the coding sequence ATGGCAGTATTAAACAAAAAAGCAATGAATTTCGCGTACGGAATGGGTGCAGCAGTTGTAATCATTGGAGCATTATTCAAAATCACACATATTGAATTTGGTCCTATAACAGGAAATTTAATGTTAACTATTGGATTAGTTGTAGAAGCATTAATTTTTGCACTTTCTGCTTTTGAGCCAGTTGATGAAGAATTAGATTGGTCTTTAGTTTATCCAGAATTAGCTAACGGAGAAGCTAGAAAGAAAACGGTAAAAGTAGAAGAAAGTAAATCAGAAGCACAAGGTTTATTATCTCAAAAATTAGATGTAATGTTGAAAGAGGCTAAAATTGACGGCGAATTAATGTCAAGTTTAGGTACAAGTATTAAAAACTTTGAATCTGCTGCAAAAGGAATTGCACCTACTGTAGATTCTATAGCTTCAACAAAAAAATACAGCGAAGAATTAACCTTAGCAGCTACTCAAATGGAATCTTTGAATAGTTTATATAAAGTACAATTACAAAGCGCTTCTAAAAATGCACAAATCAACGAAGAAGTTGCTGAGAATAATTTAAAATTAAAAGAGCAAATGCTATCTCTTACATCTAACTTGTCTTCTTTGAATTCAGTTTATGGAGGAATGCTTTCTGCAATGGGTACTAAATAA
- the gldN gene encoding gliding motility protein GldN, whose product MNLRNFLIVVFSVVGSLATSAQSNLLNAKTPDQIGLKTAAQLISDNDKPLAYGYVHDRDILMGKTTWEIIDLNEKINFPLYFPIDTANIGSDRRSLYDVLTKAMRSGELTEVYSDSYFNTKKSYKDIQSSLSRIDTTDAGREQMNAGMGSVSPEYILRSDLTAQDVSEYKIKGYWYFDKRQSELKYRLLGICPVTPDVYTMNSEVKDYIELFWVFFPSAREILHKAKAFNDGNSAMPISFDQILNSRRFNSVIYKEENVYGDRAIDEYMKDNSQNQLLESNRVKEKIRDFESDMWNY is encoded by the coding sequence ATGAATTTAAGAAATTTTTTAATAGTTGTTTTTTCTGTTGTTGGGAGTTTAGCTACTTCGGCACAATCTAATTTGCTTAATGCAAAAACCCCAGACCAAATCGGTTTAAAAACTGCAGCGCAACTTATTTCAGATAATGATAAGCCATTGGCTTATGGTTATGTTCATGATAGAGATATCTTGATGGGAAAAACAACATGGGAGATTATTGATTTGAATGAAAAGATAAATTTTCCACTTTACTTTCCTATTGATACAGCAAACATAGGTTCAGACAGACGTTCTTTGTATGATGTGCTAACTAAGGCAATGCGAAGTGGAGAACTAACCGAAGTGTATTCGGACAGTTATTTTAACACCAAAAAGTCTTATAAAGACATACAGTCTTCTTTGAGCAGAATTGATACTACAGATGCTGGTAGAGAGCAAATGAATGCTGGTATGGGTAGTGTTTCGCCAGAATACATACTACGATCTGATTTAACTGCTCAAGATGTTAGCGAGTACAAAATTAAAGGATACTGGTATTTTGACAAACGTCAAAGTGAATTGAAGTACCGATTATTGGGTATTTGCCCAGTAACTCCAGATGTTTACACGATGAACAGTGAAGTAAAAGATTATATTGAGTTATTTTGGGTGTTTTTTCCATCTGCCAGAGAAATTTTGCATAAAGCAAAAGCTTTTAATGACGGGAACTCTGCAATGCCAATCTCTTTTGATCAGATATTAAATTCTAGACGCTTTAATAGTGTTATTTATAAAGAAGAGAATGTTTATGGCGATAGAGCAATTGATGAATACATGAAAGATAATTCTCAAAATCAATTATTAGAATCCAATAGAGTAAAAGAAAAGATTCGTGATTTTGAATCCGATATGTGGAATTACTAA
- the abc-f gene encoding ribosomal protection-like ABC-F family protein, which yields MLNIHNLSVSFGGTYLFEEVTFRLGAGDRVGLVGKNGAGKSTMLKMLARDFAPDSGVISQEKDIRLGFLRQDIDFEQGRTVLEEAYEAFTDIKIVEKKLAEINHQLVTRTDYESDAYSQIIEDLSDYTHRFELLGGYNYVGNTEKILLGLGFKRDVFNNQTETFSGGWRMRIELAKLLLQANDVLLLDEPTNHLDIESIIWLESFLRNYPGVVVIVSHDKMFLDNVTNRTIEISLGKAYDFNKPYSQYLELRHEIREKQLATQKNQTKKIEETEKLIEKFRAKASKASMAQSLIKKLDKVERIEVDEDDNSVMNISFPVSKEPGRVVVEAQNVTKSYGDKTILKDINLLVERGSKIAFVGQNGQGKSTFIKAIVDEFEYQGTIKLGHNVQLGYFAQNQAEYLDGEITLLQTMEDAAADTNRMKVRDMLGSFLFRGDDVEKKVKVLSGGERNRLALCKLLLQPINVLLMDEPTNHLDIKSKNVLKAALQKFGGTLLLVSHDRDFLQGMSNLVYEFKDQKVKEYLGDINYFLEQRNLENMREVEQKEATKAAAPKESNKASYEDQKKSKSLQNRLSKIESQIKQLEKDIQNDDKKLASNYDKHLEDATFFTAYNKKKTDLDQLLFDWETVQEEIDNL from the coding sequence ATGCTTAATATACACAATTTATCGGTTTCCTTTGGAGGTACATATTTATTTGAAGAAGTCACATTTCGTTTGGGTGCAGGTGACCGCGTAGGTCTGGTTGGCAAAAACGGTGCGGGTAAATCTACCATGCTCAAAATGTTGGCAAGAGATTTTGCTCCAGACTCCGGAGTGATCTCTCAAGAAAAAGATATCCGTTTGGGTTTTTTGCGTCAAGATATCGATTTTGAACAAGGAAGAACCGTTTTGGAAGAAGCCTACGAAGCCTTTACAGACATAAAAATCGTAGAAAAAAAGCTTGCAGAAATCAACCACCAACTAGTTACCCGTACGGATTATGAGAGCGACGCCTACAGCCAGATAATAGAAGATTTATCCGATTATACCCATAGATTTGAACTCTTAGGAGGATACAACTACGTTGGAAATACAGAAAAAATTCTTTTAGGTCTAGGATTCAAACGCGACGTATTCAACAACCAAACCGAAACCTTTTCAGGAGGTTGGAGAATGCGTATAGAGCTCGCTAAATTGCTCCTACAAGCCAATGATGTATTGCTATTAGATGAGCCAACCAACCACTTAGATATAGAAAGTATTATTTGGTTAGAAAGCTTTTTGCGCAACTATCCAGGAGTAGTAGTAATTGTATCCCACGATAAAATGTTTCTAGACAACGTAACCAATAGAACCATTGAAATATCCCTTGGTAAAGCCTACGACTTTAACAAACCCTATTCCCAATATTTAGAACTGCGTCATGAAATTCGTGAAAAACAGTTAGCCACTCAAAAAAATCAAACCAAAAAAATTGAAGAGACCGAAAAACTAATTGAAAAGTTTCGCGCCAAAGCTTCCAAAGCTTCTATGGCACAGTCTTTAATCAAGAAATTAGACAAAGTAGAGCGCATAGAGGTAGACGAAGACGACAACTCTGTGATGAACATCTCCTTTCCGGTATCCAAAGAGCCAGGTAGAGTAGTAGTAGAGGCCCAAAACGTGACCAAAAGCTACGGAGACAAAACCATACTAAAAGACATCAACCTACTAGTAGAACGCGGAAGCAAAATAGCATTTGTAGGGCAAAACGGACAAGGAAAATCCACCTTTATCAAAGCCATTGTTGATGAATTTGAATACCAAGGCACCATAAAACTAGGGCACAACGTACAATTGGGTTATTTTGCACAAAACCAAGCAGAATATCTAGACGGCGAAATCACCCTACTGCAAACCATGGAAGACGCAGCAGCAGACACCAACCGCATGAAAGTTCGAGACATGTTGGGTTCTTTTTTATTCCGTGGAGACGACGTAGAGAAAAAAGTAAAAGTACTCTCAGGGGGCGAGCGCAACCGTTTGGCATTGTGTAAATTATTGCTACAGCCCATCAATGTTCTGCTTATGGATGAGCCAACCAACCACCTAGACATAAAATCCAAAAATGTACTAAAAGCCGCACTACAAAAATTTGGAGGTACGTTATTGTTAGTTTCTCACGATAGAGATTTCTTACAAGGAATGTCCAATTTAGTATACGAATTCAAAGACCAAAAAGTCAAAGAATACCTCGGAGACATCAACTATTTCTTAGAGCAACGCAATCTAGAAAACATGCGCGAAGTAGAGCAAAAAGAAGCCACAAAAGCCGCAGCACCCAAAGAAAGCAACAAAGCCTCCTACGAAGATCAAAAAAAAAGCAAGTCACTCCAAAACCGATTAAGCAAAATTGAAAGCCAAATCAAACAACTAGAGAAAGACATTCAAAATGACGATAAAAAACTAGCCTCCAACTATGATAAACACCTAGAAGACGCCACTTTTTTTACCGCCTACAACAAAAAGAAAACAGACCTAGACCAATTATTATTCGATTGGGAAACCGTCCAAGAAGAAATAGATAATCTGTAG
- the gldM gene encoding gliding motility protein GldM, which yields MAGGKQTPRQKMINLMYLVFISMLALNMSKEVLSAFGLMNEKLEGSNTSAVQSNAQMLLGLDAKAAEAGGEFAAASTTAHKVEGITKNFYNYIAAIKSEVLVGTEVDPETGKLPYEAMDKGDKLDNSWFSPAGYSAKGKEVLSTIEKYKSDMKSVLGDNKKLSPILSEVNAKFDLTDVKNKDGISIPYLDYHFKGFPAVASLAKLSAWQNDVKKLETDVYNTLLGKAAVAAASYSNYEAIVVLDKNAYFQGEQVTGKVVLGRYDANTTPTSFSGPGKIVNGQAVIGMTAGSIGEQTINGQFTFLEDGKNIPLKFQGKYVVVPRPNSATISADKMNVVYRGVKNPMTISFAGIADNQVNASAPGLSKVGNGKYVMSPGSGNEVIINVTGKMNDGKVASDRKAFRIKGIPGPTGTIRGETGIVKGPKSNLEIATIGAKLEDFDFEVGLDVVGFNLKVSGQATVVVSGNRLNSQCKAVLSRAGRGDQVTISEIKTKLVGAGSYLLPRTAPVIFEIQ from the coding sequence ATGGCAGGAGGAAAACAAACCCCTAGACAGAAGATGATTAACCTAATGTACTTGGTTTTTATCTCAATGTTAGCATTAAATATGTCCAAAGAAGTTTTGTCGGCTTTTGGATTAATGAATGAAAAATTAGAGGGATCTAATACATCGGCAGTACAATCAAATGCACAAATGTTGTTAGGCTTAGATGCCAAAGCAGCAGAAGCTGGTGGAGAGTTTGCAGCAGCATCTACAACAGCACATAAAGTAGAAGGAATTACAAAAAATTTCTACAATTATATTGCAGCAATAAAATCCGAAGTTCTTGTTGGAACTGAGGTAGATCCAGAAACAGGCAAGTTACCTTACGAAGCAATGGACAAGGGAGATAAACTAGATAATTCTTGGTTTAGTCCTGCGGGTTATTCCGCCAAAGGAAAAGAAGTTTTGAGTACCATTGAAAAGTACAAATCCGATATGAAATCGGTTCTAGGAGACAACAAAAAATTATCCCCTATACTTTCTGAAGTAAACGCAAAATTTGACTTAACAGATGTTAAAAACAAAGACGGTATCTCTATACCTTATTTAGATTATCATTTTAAAGGTTTTCCAGCAGTAGCTTCTTTAGCAAAATTATCTGCTTGGCAAAATGATGTTAAAAAATTAGAAACAGATGTTTACAATACCTTATTAGGTAAAGCGGCAGTTGCAGCAGCATCTTATAGCAACTACGAAGCAATTGTTGTTTTGGATAAAAACGCCTATTTTCAAGGTGAGCAAGTAACCGGAAAAGTTGTTTTAGGTAGATACGATGCCAATACAACACCTACCTCTTTCTCAGGACCAGGTAAAATTGTAAACGGACAAGCGGTAATCGGTATGACAGCTGGTAGTATTGGAGAACAAACAATTAACGGGCAATTTACATTCTTAGAAGATGGAAAAAATATTCCACTTAAATTTCAAGGAAAATATGTAGTTGTTCCAAGACCAAATTCTGCAACTATTTCTGCAGACAAGATGAACGTAGTGTATAGAGGAGTTAAAAATCCAATGACAATTTCGTTTGCTGGTATTGCTGATAACCAAGTCAATGCGTCTGCTCCAGGTTTGTCTAAAGTAGGAAATGGAAAATACGTAATGAGCCCAGGCTCAGGAAACGAAGTTATTATCAACGTTACCGGAAAAATGAATGATGGTAAAGTTGCTTCCGACAGAAAAGCATTTAGAATTAAAGGAATTCCAGGTCCAACAGGAACAATTAGAGGAGAAACAGGTATTGTAAAAGGGCCTAAATCTAACCTTGAGATTGCTACTATTGGTGCTAAACTCGAAGATTTTGATTTTGAAGTTGGTTTAGACGTTGTAGGATTTAACCTAAAAGTTTCTGGACAAGCTACAGTAGTAGTTTCTGGAAACAGATTAAACTCCCAATGTAAAGCGGTTCTTTCTAGAGCAGGAAGAGGAGATCAAGTTACCATTTCTGAAATTAAAACGAAATTAGTAGGTGCTGGTAGTTATTTATTGCCAAGAACTGCTCCAGTTATTTTTGAAATACAATAA
- a CDS encoding DUF983 domain-containing protein gives MLKKGSKLNSILTGSCPKCQNESMYKDKNPLHLASTLKMNDNCSHCGFRYQIEPSFFYGAMYVSYGLNVAVGVAAFIISFVFFGTTLPTAFISIIVALIVSFPFVLRLSRNIYINMFISYDPNFKKTDLDK, from the coding sequence ATGTTAAAAAAAGGATCCAAACTAAATAGTATTTTAACAGGAAGTTGTCCTAAATGTCAAAATGAAAGCATGTATAAGGACAAAAACCCACTACATTTAGCTTCTACTTTAAAAATGAATGACAATTGCAGCCATTGTGGGTTCAGATACCAAATTGAACCTTCGTTTTTTTATGGCGCGATGTATGTAAGTTATGGTCTTAATGTTGCCGTTGGGGTAGCTGCTTTTATTATTTCTTTTGTGTTTTTTGGCACAACGTTACCAACAGCTTTTATTAGCATTATTGTTGCACTTATTGTTTCTTTCCCTTTTGTTTTAAGGCTGTCCAGAAATATATATATCAATATGTTTATTAGCTATGATCCAAATTTTAAAAAAACAGATTTAGATAAATAG
- a CDS encoding NAD(P)/FAD-dependent oxidoreductase: MIDYILVGCGLAGISFSEVALKNHKSIVVFDNESQNSSKIAGGLYNPVILKRFSEVWNAEAQLEIMTNFYAELENKLQTKFNFSIPILRKFFSIEEQNNWFSASDKAGLAPFLSTTLVTKKYSGILSPFHYGEVLHTGYVDTALLLEKYRAYLSQKNIFYKEAFDYDLLEIKEDSVVYKNIHAKNIVFAEGFGMHANPFFKSLPLDGTKGELFIIRAAELDLDVIVNTSVFILPLGNSLFKVGATYNWKDKTALPTTEGKQELLERINEIIDCKFEIVSHFAGIRPTVYDRRPLLGTHSVHNSVHLLNGLGTRGVLLGPSMAQALFNAIENHIPLDKEIDIQRVKSKNLR; this comes from the coding sequence ATGATAGATTATATACTAGTTGGATGTGGACTGGCAGGAATTTCCTTTTCGGAAGTAGCTCTAAAAAACCACAAATCCATTGTTGTTTTTGACAATGAGTCTCAGAATTCTTCCAAAATTGCGGGCGGTTTGTATAATCCAGTTATTCTCAAACGATTTAGTGAAGTCTGGAATGCAGAAGCACAACTAGAAATTATGACTAATTTTTATGCCGAACTAGAGAACAAGCTCCAGACCAAGTTCAATTTTTCAATCCCTATTTTACGAAAATTTTTTTCAATAGAAGAACAAAATAATTGGTTTTCGGCCTCAGATAAAGCTGGATTAGCCCCGTTTTTGTCCACTACGTTGGTTACCAAAAAATATTCTGGTATTTTGTCTCCCTTTCATTATGGAGAAGTTTTACACACTGGTTATGTAGATACTGCTTTGCTTTTAGAGAAATATCGTGCTTATTTAAGTCAAAAAAATATATTTTATAAAGAAGCATTTGATTATGATTTGCTTGAAATTAAAGAGGATAGCGTAGTTTACAAAAACATCCATGCCAAAAATATTGTTTTTGCCGAAGGTTTTGGGATGCACGCCAATCCATTTTTTAAATCGTTGCCCTTAGATGGAACCAAAGGAGAGCTCTTTATTATCCGAGCAGCGGAACTGGACCTTGACGTAATTGTCAATACCAGTGTTTTTATTTTGCCTTTGGGCAATAGTTTATTTAAGGTAGGAGCCACCTACAATTGGAAAGATAAAACGGCGCTACCAACCACAGAAGGAAAACAAGAACTGTTAGAAAGGATTAATGAAATTATAGATTGCAAATTTGAAATTGTATCCCATTTTGCAGGAATACGGCCCACGGTGTACGATCGGAGGCCTTTGTTAGGAACCCATAGTGTTCATAACAGTGTTCATTTGCTCAACGGTTTGGGTACCAGAGGGGTGCTGTTAGGTCCATCTATGGCACAAGCTTTATTTAACGCCATAGAAAACCACATTCCTTTAGATAAAGAGATAGACATACAAAGAGTCAAATCTAAAAACCTAAGGTAA